Proteins encoded together in one Balaenoptera ricei isolate mBalRic1 chromosome 2, mBalRic1.hap2, whole genome shotgun sequence window:
- the LOC132360397 gene encoding ADP-ribosylation factor 4-like, whose protein sequence is MGFTISSLFSRLFSKKQMCILMAGLDAAGKTTILYKLKLGEIVTTIPTIGFNAKTVEYKNNCFTVCDVGGQDKIRPLWRHYFQNTQGLIFVVDSNDRERIQEGEEELQKMLQEDELQDAVFLLFANKQDLPNAMAISEMTDKLGPQSLRNRTWYVQATCATQGTGLYEGLDWLSNELSER, encoded by the coding sequence ATGGGCTTcaccatctcctccctcttctcccgtCTCTTCAGCAAGAAGCAGATGTGCATTTTGATGGCTGGATTGGATGCTGCTGGCAAGACGACCATTCTGTATAAACTGAAGTTAGGAGAGATAGTCACCACCATTCCTACCATTGGTTTTAATGCGAAAACAGTAGAATATAAGAACAATTGTTTCACAGTATGTGATGTTGGTGGTCAAGATAAAATTAGACCTCTCTGGAGGCATTACTTCCAAAATACCCAGGGTCTTATTTTTGTGGTAGATAGCAATGATCGTGAAAGAAttcaggaaggagaagaagagctGCAGAAAATGCTTCAGGAAGATGAGCTGCAAGATGCCGTGTTTCTGCTTTTTGCAAACAAACAGGATTTGCCGAATGCTATGGCCATTAGTGAAATGACAGATAAATTAGGTCCTCAGTCTCTTCGTAACAGAACATGGTATGTTCAAGCCACTTGTGCTACACAAGGAACCGGTCTGTATGAGGGACTTGACTGGCTGTCAAATGAGCTTTCAGAACGTTAA